One window from the genome of Xiphophorus hellerii strain 12219 chromosome 16, Xiphophorus_hellerii-4.1, whole genome shotgun sequence encodes:
- the LOC116735618 gene encoding charged multivesicular body protein 6-like — MGNVFGRKSRSSRVTEQDKAILQLKQQRDKLKQYQKRITLQLEKERLLAKQLLKDGKKEKALLLLKKKRYQDQLLGKTESQISNIELMVQDIEFMQIEVKVIEGLKIGNECLKNMHEIMSIEDVEKILDETQESIEYQKHIDEMLAGAMTHEDEEAVLAELESITQGEDVALPEVPTDLVPEVPEVAKVETERKEARKQEDREMLAA, encoded by the exons ATGGGAAACGTCTTTGGGAGAAAGAGCCGATCCTCTCGTGTAACGGAGCAAGACAAAGCCATTTTG cAACTGAAGCAGCAGAGAGATAAACTGAAGCAGTATCAGAAAAGAATCACCTTACAGCTGGAGAAGGAGAGACTTCTGGCTAAGCAGCTGTTAAAAGATGGCAAGAAAGA AAAAGCACTGCTCCTGCTTAAGAAGAAACGCTACCAGGATCAGCTACTAGGGAAAACCGAGAGTCAGATTTCAAACATAGAACTTATG GTTCAAGACATTGAGTTCATGCAAATCGAGGTGAAAGTCATCGAGGGGCTTAAAATTGGCAATGAATGCCTGAAAAATATGCACGAG atcatgTCAATAGAAGATGTGGAAAAAATCCTAGATGAGACCCAAGAATCAATTGAGTATCAAAAG CACATAGATGAAATGCTGGCTGGAGCCATGACACACGAGGATGAAGAAGCAGTTTTAGCAGAATTAGAATCTATCACTCAG GGAGAAGATGTAGCACTGCCAGAGGTTCCTACTGACCTTGTACCAGAGGTACCAGAAGTTGCTAAAGTTGAAACAG agagGAAAGAAGCAAGGAAGCAAGAGGACAGAGAGATGCTGGCAGCCTAA